A window of the Linepithema humile isolate Giens D197 chromosome 4, Lhum_UNIL_v1.0, whole genome shotgun sequence genome harbors these coding sequences:
- the LOC105672256 gene encoding protein peste isoform X2 has translation MFLKVHFFNWTNPEELNVRGKKPHFDQLGPYCFREVRQKENIKFHHENKTVSYFQRKLWYFDAECSNGSLKDVACQLDVVATSAAHKVRYWDITLQKSLSYLLSGRKLYTCRTVDELLFTGYPDILLTMGKTIVSNEDIPAYDRFGWFYLRNDTTGLDGHYNVATGEEDISQLGIIRKWNHKDTTKFYKSPCNIVEGSAGEFWSPGRTKDDIALFSSDLCRPLIYEYEETVSYLGMEGYRYTLDKKTLENDTRRRYPHEQAKYFEPTTTTEDFFATDSAEMMGITTPGSVSSSDNISENTDEYRDDDPDIINMGHCYCNGECMPSGLMNVTECRYGAPVFVSLPHFYKSDPSLLNQIEGLSPNDKDHSFSITLEPNTGVPLEVTARLQINILLHPSETISLFYNVPKIYLPMFWFSFKGQVHEEMASDLRKLLILPTVMLCTGIAIAVIGLCLIGIVALLFLKKKRRVPVTEPPAEKEVEESSEKKTEMVYLDKVSSEDSNARSDRRLYAKLY, from the exons ATGTTCttaaaagtacattttttcaattggACCAATCCGGAGGAATTGAATGTACGTGGAAAAAAGCCGCATTTTGATCAGCTTGGCCCTTATTGCTTTAG AGAAGTGaggcaaaaagaaaatattaagtttcaCCACGAAAACAAAACTGTCAGCTATTTTCAACGAAAATTATGGTACTTTGATGCGGAATGCAGCAATGGAAGTCTCAAGGACGTTGCCTGCCAGTTGGACGTCGTCGCTACG TCGGCAGCGCATAAAGTTCGATATTGGGACATCACATTGCAAAAATCTCTGTCCTACCTCTTAAGTGGCAGAAAACTGTACACGTGTAGAACAGTGGACGAACTGCTATTTACAGGTTACCCAGATATTCTCCTTACCATGGGGAAGACTATAGTAAGCAATGAGGATATTCCGGCTTACGACCGTTTCGGGTGGTTCTACTTG aGAAATGATACGACTGGCCTAGATGGACACTACAACGTAGCAACGGGCGAGGAAGACATCAGCCAATTGggaattataagaaaatggaATCATAAAGACACAACAAAGTTTTACAAAAGTCCTTGCAACATTGTCGAAGGCAGCGCGGGTGAATTTTGGTCACCCGGTAGGACGAAAGATGACATTGCTTTGTTCAGTTCAGACTTATGCCg TCCGTTAATATACGAATATGAAGAAACAGTATCTTATTTGGGTATGGAGGGTTATCGATACACTCTTGACAAGAAGACTCTCGAAAATGACACGAGACGACGTTATCCTCACGAGCAGGCGAAATATTTTGAACCTACTACAACCACCGAGGACTTTTTCGCGACAGATTCGGCCGAGATGATGGGAATTACAACTCCCGGAAGTGTCTCTAGTAGCGATAATATATCTGAGAACACAGACGAGTATCGCGACGATGATCCGGATATTATTAACATGGGTCATTGCTACTGCAATGGGGAGTGTATGCCGTCGGGTTTAATGAACGTGACTGAGTGCCGCTATGGCGCGCCGGTCTTCGTAAGTTTGCCTCACTTTTACAAGAGTGATCCCAGCCTTCTCAACCAAATCGAAGGACTGAGCCCTAATGACAAAGACCACAGTTTCTCCATTACTCTAGAGCCC AACACGGGAGTTCCTTTAGAAGTAACAGCcagattacaaattaatattcttctaCATCCATCAGAGACTATTTC gcTCTTCTACAATGTGCCAAAAATCTACTTGCCTATGTTTTGGTTCAGCTTCAAAGGACAAGTACATGAAGAAATGGCATCTGATTTgaggaaattattaatacttccAACTGTGATGCTTTGTACCGGCATAGCTATAGCTGTCATTGGATTATGTTTAATTGGCATTGTAGCTCTACTGTTCCTCAAAAAGAAACGACGTGTACCTGTAACG GAACCTCCGGCGGAAAAGGAAGTCGAAGAATCTTCCGAGAAGAAAACAGAAATGGTATATTTAGATAAAGTAAGCAGTGAGGACTCTAACGCCAGAAGCGATCGCCGTTTGTAtgcaaaactttattaa
- the LOC105672256 gene encoding protein croquemort isoform X1, which produces MRPNKSLSFGILGLFLIALGNAICFLWPTIFHHILQKELALSPTSRSFPIWKDTNSLPPMFLKVHFFNWTNPEELNVRGKKPHFDQLGPYCFREVRQKENIKFHHENKTVSYFQRKLWYFDAECSNGSLKDVACQLDVVATSAAHKVRYWDITLQKSLSYLLSGRKLYTCRTVDELLFTGYPDILLTMGKTIVSNEDIPAYDRFGWFYLRNDTTGLDGHYNVATGEEDISQLGIIRKWNHKDTTKFYKSPCNIVEGSAGEFWSPGRTKDDIALFSSDLCRPLIYEYEETVSYLGMEGYRYTLDKKTLENDTRRRYPHEQAKYFEPTTTTEDFFATDSAEMMGITTPGSVSSSDNISENTDEYRDDDPDIINMGHCYCNGECMPSGLMNVTECRYGAPVFVSLPHFYKSDPSLLNQIEGLSPNDKDHSFSITLEPNTGVPLEVTARLQINILLHPSETISLFYNVPKIYLPMFWFSFKGQVHEEMASDLRKLLILPTVMLCTGIAIAVIGLCLIGIVALLFLKKKRRVPVTEPPAEKEVEESSEKKTEMVYLDKVSSEDSNARSDRRLYAKLY; this is translated from the exons GAATTAGCTCTTTCACCGACTTCAAGAAGTTTTCCTATATGGAAGGACACCAATAGCTTGCCACCGATGTTCttaaaagtacattttttcaattggACCAATCCGGAGGAATTGAATGTACGTGGAAAAAAGCCGCATTTTGATCAGCTTGGCCCTTATTGCTTTAG AGAAGTGaggcaaaaagaaaatattaagtttcaCCACGAAAACAAAACTGTCAGCTATTTTCAACGAAAATTATGGTACTTTGATGCGGAATGCAGCAATGGAAGTCTCAAGGACGTTGCCTGCCAGTTGGACGTCGTCGCTACG TCGGCAGCGCATAAAGTTCGATATTGGGACATCACATTGCAAAAATCTCTGTCCTACCTCTTAAGTGGCAGAAAACTGTACACGTGTAGAACAGTGGACGAACTGCTATTTACAGGTTACCCAGATATTCTCCTTACCATGGGGAAGACTATAGTAAGCAATGAGGATATTCCGGCTTACGACCGTTTCGGGTGGTTCTACTTG aGAAATGATACGACTGGCCTAGATGGACACTACAACGTAGCAACGGGCGAGGAAGACATCAGCCAATTGggaattataagaaaatggaATCATAAAGACACAACAAAGTTTTACAAAAGTCCTTGCAACATTGTCGAAGGCAGCGCGGGTGAATTTTGGTCACCCGGTAGGACGAAAGATGACATTGCTTTGTTCAGTTCAGACTTATGCCg TCCGTTAATATACGAATATGAAGAAACAGTATCTTATTTGGGTATGGAGGGTTATCGATACACTCTTGACAAGAAGACTCTCGAAAATGACACGAGACGACGTTATCCTCACGAGCAGGCGAAATATTTTGAACCTACTACAACCACCGAGGACTTTTTCGCGACAGATTCGGCCGAGATGATGGGAATTACAACTCCCGGAAGTGTCTCTAGTAGCGATAATATATCTGAGAACACAGACGAGTATCGCGACGATGATCCGGATATTATTAACATGGGTCATTGCTACTGCAATGGGGAGTGTATGCCGTCGGGTTTAATGAACGTGACTGAGTGCCGCTATGGCGCGCCGGTCTTCGTAAGTTTGCCTCACTTTTACAAGAGTGATCCCAGCCTTCTCAACCAAATCGAAGGACTGAGCCCTAATGACAAAGACCACAGTTTCTCCATTACTCTAGAGCCC AACACGGGAGTTCCTTTAGAAGTAACAGCcagattacaaattaatattcttctaCATCCATCAGAGACTATTTC gcTCTTCTACAATGTGCCAAAAATCTACTTGCCTATGTTTTGGTTCAGCTTCAAAGGACAAGTACATGAAGAAATGGCATCTGATTTgaggaaattattaatacttccAACTGTGATGCTTTGTACCGGCATAGCTATAGCTGTCATTGGATTATGTTTAATTGGCATTGTAGCTCTACTGTTCCTCAAAAAGAAACGACGTGTACCTGTAACG GAACCTCCGGCGGAAAAGGAAGTCGAAGAATCTTCCGAGAAGAAAACAGAAATGGTATATTTAGATAAAGTAAGCAGTGAGGACTCTAACGCCAGAAGCGATCGCCGTTTGTAtgcaaaactttattaa